The region TGCGTTGTTTGCCAGATCTGCGCAGAGCGCGGCAACTCGAACGTCGAGATTTGCCTCAGGCACGGCTTCGCCTATGAGCTGAATGCGCAGAGCTTCTTCCGAGCCAATTCTCTCGGCGGTGAACAGGAGCCGTTTGGCGGCTGACGGCCCGACGGCCTCGACAATGTCGGTCATTGCGTCAAGCGGATAGGCGATACCAAGCCGTGCGGCCGGAATGCCGAACATGCTTCCAGTCGCTGCAATCCTCAGGTCGCAGGCCAGTGCAAGGCCAAGGCCTCCACCGAGGCAATGGCCTCTGATCATTGCGAGGGTAGGTTTTACCGCGTGCTTCAGTGCCTTGAAAGCCGCAACATTGATGGCGTCATAAGCCTTTGCCGCGACCGCCGTCGAGCGCGTTTGTGCAAATTCCGATATGTCCGCGCCTGAGACGAAGCTCGTTTCTCCAGCGCCCCTGATGACGATCACACGAACGTTTGGATTGGCCACAAGTCGGTCGACAGCTGAGGGGATTTGTTTCCACATGGCAAGCGACAGGGCGTTGCGCTTGGCGGCATTGTCGACTACGAGCCAGCCGACAGAGCCGTCAATTCGAGTGGAAATGGTGCCTTGATCGCTCGC is a window of Labrenzia sp. CE80 DNA encoding:
- a CDS encoding enoyl-CoA hydratase; the protein is MNTPVASDQGTISTRIDGSVGWLVVDNAAKRNALSLAMWKQIPSAVDRLVANPNVRVIVIRGAGETSFVSGADISEFAQTRSTAVAAKAYDAINVAAFKALKHAVKPTLAMIRGHCLGGGLGLALACDLRIAATGSMFGIPAARLGIAYPLDAMTDIVEAVGPSAAKRLLFTAERIGSEEALRIQLIGEAVPEANLDVRVAALCADLANNAPLTQTAAKLAINAIAAGCQNDAMALAAKAAETCFESRDFAEGRDAFLEKRQPNFSGT